From bacterium, the proteins below share one genomic window:
- a CDS encoding NAD(P)/FAD-dependent oxidoreductase, producing MTKRYDIVVVGAGPAGASAAYEASKLGTKVLLLEKRKVVGEPVQCAEFVPKLLSQEVKFTADSIAQEINSMKTYIVDGDCFVPTKVVTRNDILGKCFETQSPGYILNRAIFDKELVQRAQNIGVDVLLNTLCISKTKNGIIVNTCLPTGKKNGKNLELYAKVIIGADGPQSTVGSWVGETNTTFVTALQYEMPLTTVMDWTEVYFDHKFVGGYGWLFPKGKIANVGIGIKQNTNYKFQIPNLKDVTQGFSLELSNQERLSELLEYFVDKLKSGGKLKGSQLSVTGGLIPVGGPLKRTYKENTILVGDAAGQTHPITGGGIPQAVICGKIAGRVAAKSIREGNLDILSEYEHEWRKIFGAELTRACVKRKFMEDCFVPPFVGTRNDFWSVVRKCWVAFKEYYNDE from the coding sequence ATGACGAAACGATATGATATAGTGGTTGTAGGTGCTGGTCCTGCAGGAGCATCTGCTGCGTATGAAGCATCTAAATTAGGTACAAAAGTATTATTGCTTGAAAAGAGGAAGGTTGTAGGTGAGCCTGTCCAGTGTGCTGAGTTTGTACCTAAATTACTATCACAAGAGGTAAAATTTACAGCTGATAGTATTGCACAGGAAATAAATTCAATGAAAACTTACATAGTGGATGGCGATTGCTTCGTCCCGACAAAGGTCGTGACTCGCAATGACATTTTGGGAAAATGTTTTGAGACACAATCCCCCGGGTATATATTAAATAGAGCTATTTTTGATAAAGAATTAGTACAAAGGGCACAAAATATTGGAGTAGATGTATTACTTAATACATTGTGTATTTCTAAAACAAAGAATGGAATAATTGTAAATACTTGTCTGCCGACAGGTAAGAAAAACGGTAAAAACTTAGAACTCTATGCAAAAGTGATAATTGGAGCTGATGGGCCACAATCTACAGTTGGGAGTTGGGTAGGTGAAACTAATACAACTTTTGTTACTGCTTTGCAATATGAAATGCCACTCACAACTGTGATGGATTGGACTGAAGTCTACTTTGACCATAAATTTGTTGGTGGTTATGGATGGCTGTTTCCAAAAGGTAAGATTGCAAATGTAGGAATAGGAATAAAACAAAATACAAATTACAAATTCCAAATTCCAAATTTAAAAGATGTAACTCAAGGTTTTAGCCTTGAACTTAGCAATCAAGAGAGATTGAGTGAGTTATTGGAATATTTTGTTGATAAGTTAAAGAGCGGTGGTAAACTTAAGGGTAGCCAACTTTCAGTTACAGGTGGATTAATTCCAGTAGGTGGTCCTTTGAAGAGGACATATAAGGAGAATACAATTTTAGTAGGTGATGCTGCAGGTCAGACTCATCCTATAACTGGTGGTGGAATACCTCAAGCTGTTATATGTGGCAAAATTGCAGGTCGAGTAGCTGCCAAGTCAATAAGAGAAGGTAATCTTGATATACTATCAGAATATGAACACGAATGGCGTAAAATATTCGGTGCTGAACTTACACGTGCATGTGTAAAAAGGAAGTTTATGGAAGATTGCTTCGTCCCACCCTTTGTCGGGACTCGCAATGACTTTTGGAGTGTGGTCAGGAAATGCTGGGTTGCATTTAAAGAGTATTATAATGACGAATGA